Proteins encoded within one genomic window of Cucumis sativus cultivar 9930 chromosome 3, Cucumber_9930_V3, whole genome shotgun sequence:
- the LOC101215254 gene encoding uncharacterized protein LOC101215254, translating to MCRYRRFPIPLVFRRSQASQILSTMEFCNSLFFFTLLIILPLARCDHTGSVLFVDSSSHQYLRSHSPDDGFEVSSMSLQEVGAAVSVLLGFAPPSTLSASGSSKLNGILMPNPLDRPRSVFMLEIKGEYDPEIVSLGTGMSSNVLMSKVHVGPESADILLPGEDEVSVVPLNEPLSDFTDEDIREFASFIGGSYVADASKTLNGEFTVADAVKINLHLSKTGDRELIGSLLSLYHNIKRAVHIHEDLSQNVQSPSELITGSFNGIMAFQDESDSEGDADNRSRLFTVALFKIFHLLQKAYDGQIVGVVYFSGSSSPKAGEGLTVMFNPRLTPRWLVEEAKVNSTIHEVILVRTTLAWITGIILLIATLMGSCCLLRMPLTRDTLLYSNVKLD from the exons ATGTGTAGATATCGGCGATTTCCGATCCCACTCGTTTTTCGACGGTCACAGGCTTCACAGATTCTCTCCACGATGGAATTCTGCAattccctcttcttcttcactctgTTAATCATCCTCCCTCTCGCTAGG TGCGATCATACTGGCTCGGTGCTTTTCGTTGATAGCTCCTCGCACCAATATCTTCGATCTCATTCGCCTGATGATGGCTTCGag GTCAGTTCAATGTCACTACAAGAAGTTGGTGCTGCTGTGTCAGTCTTGCTTGGTTTTGCACCGCCTTCAACGCTTTCAGCTTCTGGGTCATCTAAG CTGAATGGGATTTTGATGCCAAATCCGCTTGATAGGCCTCGTTCAGTTTTTATGCTTGAAATTAAAGGAGAATATG ACCCTGAAATTGTAAGCCTGGGAACAGGCATGTCCAGCAATGTTCTTATGAGCAAGGTTCATGTAGGTCCTGAGAGTGCTGACATCCTACTTCCTG GCGAGGATGAAGTTTCTGTTGTTCCTTTGAATGAACCATTATCTGATTTTACTGATGAAGATATTAGAGAGTTT GCGTCTTTCATTGGTGGATCATATGTTGCTGATGCatcaaaaactttaaatggAGAGTTTACTGTGGCTGATGCTGTTAAGATCAATCTTCATCTGTCTAAG ACAGGGGACAGAGAACTTATAGGCAGTCTCTTGTCTCTCTATCACAATATTAAGAGGGCTGTGCACATTCATGAGGATTTGTCACAAAATGTGCAAAGTCCATCTGAGCTCATCACTGGCTCTTTCAATGGCATCATG GCGTTTCAAGATGAAAGTGATTCTGAAGGAGATGCTGATAATAGATCGAGACTATTTACTGTTGCTCTGTTCAAAATATTCCACTTACTCCAAAAAGCGTATGATG GTCAAATTGTTGGAGTTGTTTACTTTTCTGGATCTTCGTCACCAAAGGCAGGAGAAGGATTAACTGTGATGTTTAACCCTCGGTTGACTCCACGTTGGTTGGTGGAAGAAGCCAAAGTTAACTCGACTATTCACGAAGTGATATTGGTTAGGACAACCCTTGCCTGGATCACAGGAATCATTCTTTTGATTGCTACTCTTATGGGG TCATGCTGCCTTCTAAGGATGCCTCTGACGAGGGACACCCTCCTCTATTCTAATGTGAAATTGGACTAA